The Spinacia oleracea cultivar Varoflay chromosome 2, BTI_SOV_V1, whole genome shotgun sequence DNA segment GGGAAGAACATAATCAGCCCTCCAGCCAAACCGCAAATCCACACCCTCACACAATCCAACTGATGTCTTATTCCGAATTCGAGACACATTATCGCCCCCCAAACACGAAGTAAGCTTCCATTTCCACCCAATAGCACCTAAAGAAAAGTTATGACCAACGCCTACCTGCATAATTCAAAGACTTACTAAACTTTCCTACAGAATCTCAATCACATAAGACTACTGATGCTTAAGGTCTAACAAAAGATGAAAATTTGCATGGAGGAAGGAAATAAAAGCTGCAAATAGATGATGCTTAAAGTCTAACAAAAGATTAAGATCTGCTGAACAGGAgcagaagaaaataaacatgaaGAAAAAATATGCTTAAGATTTATAGAACATTAAAGTATTCTCAGAGGAATTGAAGGAAATTAAACCTGAAGATTAAGGAATTTAGTTAAAGGAATCTTCTTAGTAAGCACGCGCACATCTTGATGTATGGGTTCGTATATGAACTTCCATCTTCTGTCGTGTGACAAAGGCTTTAGTACAAGCTTTGTGTGGAAATCATTGATTGGTGAATTATAGAACTGC contains these protein-coding regions:
- the LOC110778135 gene encoding uncharacterized protein, which translates into the protein MDTNPGLVNGDEPASWDEFYNINLVPSELFVKFRKEMEGFRLGVNLEFYNSPINDFHTKLVLKPLSHDRRWKFIYEPIHQDVRVLTKKIPLTKFLNLQVGVGHNFSLGAIGWKWKLTSCLGGDNVSRIRNKTSVGLCEGVDLRFGWRADYVLPEITGALGTGEPLFNMNSGRLEASLDRVEAIFTHGNLEYLPKEKEDYFLKENVGEV